In one Aricia agestis chromosome 5, ilAriAges1.1, whole genome shotgun sequence genomic region, the following are encoded:
- the LOC121727312 gene encoding ELMO domain-containing protein 2 produces the protein MVVINLFSILQWYLRPFIKWFLRKTTKLCELQRICYGDRVGAERTCNVENSLMLSRTRDIREVVSYLDSVVAEGNFIPTNFCSILDPAIGIVVRVKKINLKLHGPFVPSFRRCLEQIWSYRQLIDEVEAVRQIEFDSNNAEHEHKLLTLWNLLMPGTPLESRVSKDWQIIGFQGDDPKTDFRGMGLLGLENLLFFATEYPQASSHVLSHSLHPKYGYTFAIVGINLTSMAYYLLKEGSAKSYMFNARNYLPCIDLFHKFYCYLFYEFDKMWLESKPENIMEFPIIFKKFEMAIRSELGDPASVFRINLEVDTI, from the exons ATGGTTGTTATAAATTTGTTTTCGATTTTACAATGGTATTTGAGGCCTTTTATCAAATGGTTTCTAAGGAAGACCACAAAATTATGCGAATTGCAAAGAATTTGTTACGGCGACAGGGTCGGTGCAGAAAGAACATGTAACGTAGAAAATTCATTAATGCTATCAAGAACAAGAGATATCCGTGAAGTGGTTTCGTATTTAGACTCCGTTGTTGCTGAGGGAAATTTTATACCTACTAATTTCTGCAGTATTCTTGATCCCGCTATAGGAATTGTCGTTAgagtgaaaaaaattaatctgaAACTTCACGGCCCGTTTGTGCCGTCTTTCCGACGCTGCTTAGAACAAATATGGAGCTACAGACAGTTAATTGACGAAGTAGAAGCAGTTCGGCAAATAGAATTTGATAGCAATAATGCTGAACATGAGCATAAACTGCTCACATTGTGGAACCTTCTAATGCCAGGCACACCATTAGAAAGCAGAGTCTCTAAAGATTGGCAAATCATAGGCTTCCAG GGTGACGATCCAAAAACAGATTTTCGAGGAATGGGACTTTTAGGTTTAGAAAATCTGCTGTTTTTTGCCACAGAATATCCACAAGCATCAAGCCATGTCCTGAGCCACTCCTTACACCCAAAATATGGTTATACATTTGCCATTGTTGGCATTAATTTAACATCAATGGCATACTACCTGCTCAAAGAAGGTTCAGCAAAGAGCTACATGTTTAATGCTAGAAACTACTTGCCTTGTATAGATTTGTTTCACAAGTTTTACTGCTATCTATTTTATGAATTTGACAAAATGTGGTTGGAATCTAAGCCTGAAAATATTATGGAGTttccaatcatttttaaaaagtttgaaaTGGCAATACGTTCAGAACTGGGTGACCCAGCCTCAGTATTTAGAATAAACCTAGAAGTTGATACTATTTAA
- the LOC121727311 gene encoding thioredoxin domain-containing protein, with product MKLQLVLIYFLVSICFQVNSQDLQSVSDDDLLQLIKEEEKLIVLFTKPNCETCNKFELHLDSLYEDLKKHLNSITVKAESSHLARLYSPTKEPAIVFFRHGVPVLYSGDTDENEIYSFIENNQSPAVKELNDNIFEHMTQAATGATTGDWFVMFYGASCIECQRLHAVWEGVGAILRGRINVARIDSNLAGLNTAKRFKVTNLPAFLLFRLGKVYRYNLPKNDIKSFVSFAQDWYRNAKSETVPLLSSPFDEVVNLCVEWIKFGVNIATELLIKYPWIWQIGVAGFGLVALTAIIALCKARKSKPRDTKKEKKSK from the exons ATGAAGCTACAATTAGTGTTGATTTACTTCTTAGTTTCAATTTGCTTTCAAGTTAACAGCCAAGACTTACAGAGTGTTAGCGACGATGACTTACTACAATTAATAAAAGAGGAAGAAAAGTTAATCGTCCTGTTTA CAAAACCAAACTGTGAAACCTGCAATAAATTTGAACTGCATCTGGATAGCTTATACGAAGACTTAAAAAAACACCTGAATAGCATAACAGTAAAGGCAGAAAGTAGTCACTTGGCGAGGCTGTACAGCCCAACTAAGGAACCAGCCATTGTGTTCTTTAGACATGGAGTACCTGTGCTTTATAGtg GTGACACAGatgaaaatgaaatttatagtttcattgaaaacaaTCAATCACCAGCAGTGAAAGAATTGAATGACAATATATTTGAGCATATGACTCAGGCAGCCACTGGAGCTACCACAGGGGACTGGTTTGTTATGTT TTACGGTGCATCTTGTATTGAGTGTCAGAGGCTACATGCAGTTTGGGAAGGCGTTGGTGCAATATTGAGAGGCCGCATCAATGTGGCAAGAATAGATTCAAATCTTGCTGGTTTGAACACTGCAAAGAGATTTAAAGTTACCAATTTGCCTGCTTTCTTGCT ATTCCGTTTGGGAAAAGTGTATAGGTACAACTTAcctaaaaatgatattaaatcaTTTGTTAGTTTTGCTCAAGACTGGTACAGGAATGCAAAGTCTGAAACTGTTCCACTGCTGTCATCACCTTT TGATGAAGTAGTCAATCTGTGTGTTGAATGGATAAAGTTTGGTGTCAATATTGCAACAGAACTACTGATAAAATATCCGTGGATATGGCAGATTGGTGTAGCTGGTTTTGGACTAGTCGCTCTCACTGCTATTATTGCACTATGTAAGGCGAGAAAATCAAAACCAAGAGATACTAAAAAAGAAAAGAAGAGCAAGTAG